The Drosophila simulans strain w501 chromosome 3R, Prin_Dsim_3.1, whole genome shotgun sequence genome contains the following window.
GCGCAACCCGTTTAACCGCGCCCTTCAATCGGCTTAAATCGATACGCGGGCCAAGTGAAATCATCGATTAAACAAGCTAAGAAGCGCGACAGTGCACGGGGAAATATGATATGCAATATCCAAGTCTGAagaaaatttagaaatttatGAACTTGGAAGGTCAATGTTGGGCGATAATAGGGTACGTTCTATTAAAATAACTTGTTGAAGACGTTCATAATCTAATAATAGGCATCCAATGATGTGTAACAAGTTTTTCTATTGAATTCTTATCAAAAACTAGACTTCTAAAATGGAGTCAGTTTCGATTCGCATTAAGATTTGAATATTGCATTCCTGATGAAACAGAATTTGTGTTTCTCAAACTAATCAGTACTAGACTAGATTAAGACACCACAAAGTATACAATTTCCAATGTTatcttttaatttgatttcgcaATGTCCACTTCGAACTCGCTCTAgccgagtaacgggtatctgatagtcgagcaAATGGACTAGAGTGTGCTCTCCAGTTTCTCCCTGTGTATGCAGTCAGATATGCTTCTGTGCAGTTGCTTCTGCCTCTTGGGGTGGTACATTGTAACTTTGCCGTGGGGCAGGAGCCCGCGCCCACGCAAACAGCCTTGACATTTGGTTTCGTATTCCCCAACTGCAATCTGCACTGCAGCGCCAACTTTCGGGATGATGAAAGTTTCGAAGCCGAATGAAATTCCAATAAGAGCGCTTCCTCTCTTTCGCGTGAGTCAACCAGGCtaagtgcgagcgagaggggcGAGCGGGCAGGATGCAGCTGCCGAGACAGGCGGATAGAAACGGCAATTGTTGTGTTAATGTTTTGCTGCGACGCAATTTTGGGCAAACGGCGGAAGAAGAATAGTGTTTGGTTTTCCCAATTTTCCCCTTTGTTTTCTTGGTTTTCCCCCGCAccgcgcgcacacacacacacacacacattgagATCAAAGTCAAGTGTCAAAGACAAGCGAATTGTTGTTTTTCGCAAGAGCAAAGCAGCGAAAATAATCAaccactcacacacgcacacgagCACGGGCACATGCACACGTACATATTTTGGCTGCGCAAACTTTTCCACTACATACAGACGTGGAGCACAGTCATATATACGTGTGCCCGTGTGTTTGCTTATATGTATTGGGCAGCCCCCAGGTTTCTTTTCCCCAACATTTTTTCGCACTGCGAAACACGAATCCGTAAAATCCAACGATTGTGTGTACTTTGCGATTCGCTCcttgttttcctgttttcctttgctttggttttgtttgtattCTTTTCTATTCGCATTCGATTCCTTAGTTTCTTCTCACCTTTTAAAATCTCTCATAAGACGTCTGCGTGCGGGTGTTGACATGTTTCACAGCGATATTACCACTCGTGTTGTGTTGGATTTGGAACTCGGACGCCTGGGCAATGCGTTGCGTTTAGCGAACGGTAACGAtgaaattttgtaatttatttttaattgaggGCAAACTCGGGCAGCAGTGGTATAGAGCTGGAACGAAAACCGATGTTTCCCCGATACTATCGCGTAGAGCTGGAGCACAAGTCGATGTCGTCGGCCAGAGCTGCCACCCAGCCAGCATTGAGCGTAAATATGAGTTGTCAGAGGTTGCCAGACCATTACAAATACATTTCCTATTGATGTTTTTTAAGATTAGAAGTTTTCGAAGTGAAAGTTTAACACGGCAGATAACGGATCGAAGTATTTTAAGCCAAATTTTATTTGAGCTTTAGGCATCCGAGATCCGAGCGCAGGTGAATTTCAAAATTGAGCGGCTTGGCAAAAAACTAGTAATTATTGTTCcaataattataaaagttttgatgaattattaaaaattaaaaagaaaaggacTATAACCTTTATAAATGGGGTATGAACCCAGTAGCTTTATTAGcttatctttttatataaatatattttggtgTATGAtgcacaaaagtttttgatACTTTTAGAAATAGTTTAattctattaaatataaaacctTCTTTATAAATAACATATAAATCAGTCAATGAATGCAGAAAACTGCATGATTTACCCTGTCATTCAATTCATTAATAATAAGAaaccatttgtttttattatttactattttttttaattctctaCAAGAATAATAAGAATTCTAAAGAATGTCTCTCTTTCTTTCACCCTTCCTTAAAGAACTAGTTAcgtcttaaaatattaattattagtaaacgcaaaaaaaaatgtatggtagttccaataatatttataaactgaGACTACTAAAAATCTCTGtgaatgaaaatcaaatcgaCAGTTTTGTACCAAAGTTATGATATCTAAGAATCTAGAAAAGCAAGATAAAGCTCgattatcagatacccgttactcaaaCTGAAAGGCAGTGCGAGGAGATGAAGACTTGCTAGCTGGAAAGCGGGTTTTGACCATAATGGCCAAAAATTGTATTGTAGAGCCGGATTAGCGTTACAAATCTTCAATacgtataataaataaataatcaaaacgTTTTTCAAAATCGTGATAGTTGATACTGAGAAACGGGTATCTGGTAGTCGGGAAACATTCCAATGTATCGTTGTCAAGAGATGGTTTCCTTTGAttcattcaattttaaatctgagtaaatttctaaaatttattgaatatttaggGACTAATTATAACAAATCGAGTGTATCACAAGCTTAGATTTAGCCTAACTACAGTTAGCAACAGTATTAGACGGGGAAAAGCTCGCTGTAGGTGAAGTTCTCAAGGATTTTGGTCGTGATGACCAGAAACTTGGCCTCCAGGGCGCGGGCAATCGGTGCGATCAAGTCGTTGGTGAAGACCTCGAAGTTTTGGTTGATCGTGTCATTGATGACGTCGCCCAGAACCTTGTCTCCGTTGAAGAGGTTCTCCAGCTTCAGGTTTCCCTTGCCAGTGCGGATCTTCAGGACGAACTCCTTGACATGCAGGTATTCCAGATCATTAACACTCTTTATGTCGTACTGGACGCGCACATAAGCCACGAAGTTGGTGAAGTTTCCAGTGAACGGTCCATTGCCCTTGATCGGCAGTGCCAGAATGTTGCCATTGATCTCGTAGAGCCCATCGCCATGGAGATGGGGCAGAATCAACTCGAAGTCAAAGCGTCGGTTTTGGGTTGAAGCCCGCAGCTTGGTGATCTCAAAGTTGGAGGCGCCCAGGATGTTCAGCTTCTTGGCTTTCACCGTGAGCCCGGCGGATCCATCCAGAATGCTCAGATCTCCAATGTAGAGGGGCTCTAGCGGCGGTACGTTCAGTTCCTTAATGCCCTTGGCCAGATAGGGTCGCAAGTTGTGAACACTGCTCTTCAGGCACTTCGACAGTTCGGGATCGTTGCGATGGCACACCTGGATGTAGTCAGCTGAAGAACAAGGTGGATAAGTATCTCGGCTATACGGGTGAAATGTCTTCGTTACTCACGCATATTGCCAGCTGAGATGCATGCTACAAAACAGATCAACAGCGAGGCTACGATGAGTTGGAACTGCATTTTGCGTTTAAGTTTCAATTCGTGGCTGTAAAAAaggtttatttactatttggcaggaatatacattttattgacGTCAAAGTTCGTCAGCAGGGGTTCATTAACCAGCAGGCCCACCCCTAAAATGATCCACCACCCATACGAGTATCTATTATCATCCGAAGTGGTTGATTGTAGGCATTACGCAGCTGCGACTCAGTCTAATAAATGGGAGGATCTCCAGACTGCTCAATTACTGTCATTTGCTACCTGTTTTGTTGTCAAGACtgtaattgattttgattgcgGCTTAATAGTCTTTGCGATTGAGCGTAGGGCTGGTTATAAATAATGCAAGGGGGTATTTTAGGTATTGGAACTGGAATACATTTGGTAAAGCACATTAATACAATAAACTGGGTCAATTTGCtctaatgaaaacatttttaattgctcgcTCTGGGTTCCTTGAATAAATTCAAACTGAAGTAGATACCTATGCAGAATTATTGAAAATTAGGATAGAAACAACGAGTTGATAACTAAAGGAAGATCATTTTGGCCGTAGAACATTTCGTCCTTGaaataattggaatttaaaaaacaactgcttaataaaaaactaaaaaaaaatgtattcaaattatttagattcgcTTTAGACTGTTTATATTTGATTGATCTCTTTAGCTTTTCGCTCAATCCTTAGGGAGGATTTTCTAATGGTTTACCCAATTAGGGATTAGGGATGATTTCGCGTTTCCGATATCTAGAGGATTCACCATAGTTAACCAGCCGTCGTTAAACTTACACAATTCAGAAGAGATTTCAATTGTATTcgcaattatttgttttggcaCCGATTTGTTATCTTTTTCAAATTAGTCGAAGGCTTCTCCACGTTCTCGAGCTGTCGAAGTCAGGTGTTGTTTTAGTAACCGTCAACGGATCGTACTGAATGCTAAATTGTTGAGACCGGCGTGTTTTATAGCAAAAATGACGCTACGATTTACATGAGAGCTTGGGCAAGCTGTGGACTCGAAAACACACGACGTAGAACTCGCacgcccctgccacgcccctccccCAGAAATCGCCAGGTAAGCTCGAGCAACTAGAAAGAGATGGCCAGctgagagcgagagagagagagcgactGGGGGCGAGCAAGACGCTAAGCAGCTActgtttaataattataataaaggTTGTGGGTTCCATTAATGTATTTCGGCGACCAGCCCAAGCACAAACGCTTGCGGAGTCAGTCGAGCGGGAAAATTGCCAGTTGGCCGGGAAAATGCAGACCGCAGGTCAAGCCGGAAATGAAGGCCCGAAGTGGATCTCCCAGAATCTGCACTGGGAAAAAGGTTGTGTGGGTGCAAGTCGCTATGACGACATGCATAGCTGATGCTTCTGGGAATGCATTCAACTTCTTTAGGCTCCTCCAGCGTATATCCATTCGAAATGGGTACTGGCATTGTCATGATAGCCAATGCTCCAAATGAATCCTTCATACCTCTTACTACTCCTACATGCAACTTCAGCTGACCTGGCAGAGCGGAGCATACACATGTGTTGAATGTGCAGCATATGAGGCCGAACTAAATAAAACTCTCGACCTTTTGCAAAGGGGTTTTCTTCCGAGTGTGGGGTCGGCAGTTAGCGAGGGTCAGAACGTGTGGTTGTTGAGCTCCCCACCAAAACCAGGGGCAGGCAGGGGCCAGGAAGATCGTTCTAGTCGCTACCGTGCCCGGCGTAATTACGCCACGCGAACATCTTAGATGGGGAGTCGTGTGTTGACAACCTGTTAACTCTGAAAATTGTGCTGGCGGATTGCATAATGGCGATCCCCTGGCGAAAAGCTTTCCCTGTCTTCAGATCAGCGAGGAAAGCGTTGGCTGGTTGCCTATGACACGGTTCGATGAGGATGCTGATTGCGGTGCAAAATTGGCGAGGAGCACGCAACTCGGCAGCCAGCCAAAGATCACCTCCCAGCCCCATCCCAGTGATACTCGTAGCTGCGTTAGATAAGTGAGGAGTGCTGAGACGTTTGTTGCTCATTCATAGTTTATTATTCAATCGGATGTGGTAAGCTTCGCGTTGGACATGGAGATTTGTTCCGCCGGGCATTTGGGTATTCAGCGAGCACGTGTAGGCGTTTTGATGGATAATCGAGGGGGAGTGTAAGTTAAGCCCCTTTGCATAACCCTTCTATACAGGAGGAGGAATATTGAGAATACATTCGTGGTTAGCCAGAGGCAAGGATATTGCTTAAAGACGGgaacataaaatattgaaaaggcAGTTCTAATTATGACAATATGTCCACTACTGTTTAGTTGTAAGCACCTAAGTGTACCTCGACTATCAAGAGATGGAGGCATGCTTCTTTTCTACTTTTCAAAGAATGATGAGATTCGCCATGCAGATTAATACTAGTAGCTTACTTACCATATCCCAATTATGCTTATACAACATAGTTACTCCTCAAGTAACAGGCATTAAAAACCAACCAGGCCACCTCCTGTTTCATTCTAATCTTCTACCAAGATTCCTCATTCGATCATTCAAAGACCTTGACTTGCGTTGCAAACCCTAGCATGCGAAGGCAGTTAAGGTCACATTATAATAACTCATATCCCCCTGCCATTCCGCACTGATGGGCCGAATGAGCCATTCAAAGTAAGAGCCATCCATCGTCGATTTACTTGGTATATTTCGCAGAATTGTGTGCAATAAATTAGGTCTTAGACTAGGGAAACTACATTCTAATTCAGGTTGATCCACTCGTCCAGCGGAATCTTGGCGAAAATGCGATCCATGAAGTTGCGGATGACCAGAGTGAGTTTGGTCCTGAGCGCCGGCTTCATTTCCTTGAGCAGCTCCTGGGAGTTGGAGTTGATGAACAGGTTGAGAGCAGCCTCTGTGGAGGACAGTATTATATGATGATAAAAATACAGAACATAGTATTTCGGACTACTACTACTACGTACGTATCACCGAGTTTCCGTTGGCGATGTTGTCCACTCCCATTTGGATCTCCTTCACGTTGAAGTCCATCTTGACGGAGTCCGTCGTCAGGTAGGTGCGACCGTCGGGACCCTcgttggccacggccttgaAGTAGATCTTGGCCTTCACTCCCTCTGCGTGATCGAGAGTCATTAGCAGTGCGTCATCCCAGCCCAGAAACCCGGTACCCACCGTACTCCCCCCAGTAGTCGCCGGCTCCGGAGGCCTTCACCAAGATCAGAACACCTGTGGACCGGTACTGCGCCTTGACGCGAATGCGGGGTATCTCGCACGTCAGCTGGAACTGCAGCGAGTCCAAGTCGGAGCTGCAAAAAGACAAGTTGAGATATGAGATATGGATATTGTGGATATTAATGGGCGCCTCTAATGGCAATGACAGTGACAATCTGCGAAGTAATGAGCTTAGCGAAAAACTGCCTTTTCATTGGTTTCACGCGAAGATGAGCCGACTATTTTGTCGTACTTTTCAGCCTTGAAGTTCTCTTTGGTCTTACATTCGATACCAAAGAGATCCAAGCCAAAACGGCTATACCAGTGGAGCTAGGTGGTACTTCTCGATGATCGAAATCAATATGAGAACCCATACGAGAATTCCGACCCTTCCAATACCCTTCCAACTCATCTCAACCCTACTTAGATATCCAAAAAACACATTAATGTTATGTATCTACGTACGAACCACATAAGTGTAAAATATTCTAGGACTAGCACTAATGGAGTCTCAAGCAGACTGCACGAACCTATTGGAGTACCCAAAGTCAGGGTAGCCAGTCAGTGGTCACAGAAATCGAAACCGATACTGGAACCGGCCCAAACAATGCTCTCCACTTAGAGAATCTAGCGTTGGCACACTTATCTGGCTCGTTTCTTGGTCAACGATCTGTGGGCCAGTCGTCTTTGCCCGTGCTGTGTTTATGTCTCTGCCACTCGgattcttttattttcgccaATTGAGAGCCAAGTGTCTGTAGCCAGATTGATGGTCGCCGGCTTAACTGCCTCTGCAGTTGCTATTGTCGGCGGAGTTGGCGTCCCAAATACCGGAAAGCATGGCTAAAAGTGTTCTTGGCTTTGGTGTTGCATAATGCGGGGCACTTAAAACATCAGAGGCCACCGAGGAGAGTGGGTCAACTTGTTAGAGAGTAGCCTCTCTTATATGTGGGAAAACGCTCGAAAGGCGCAAATGGAGAGCTAACCAGTTTTTAAGATataatttaaaagcattttaatttttaattgctgttggcattaatttaattgtggtTCTTATGAAACCGAGAAACTAAAGGTGCATAAGTAATGAGAGTAAGCTAAGAATACCACAAATGCACTTTTATTGGTCAGCACGAATTCAATTTTTTGACCCAAAACCCTTAATTCGTTGTTATTGATTCAGATTAACCATATCTAGTTAATACCTAAGATAATCATCCCATAAGATAGTCATCCCATAACTGCCCACGGTCGTTACTTGATCAATTTCCCGACTCCACAAAACTCCCAATAAACTGCATAAGTAGGCTATTACCAATGAAAGCGAATTTCCAGCGAACCACCTTTCCAGATAATCCACGGACCCTAGTTCCCTGATTTCTCATTTAAGCCCATTTGAGAATAAATGCAACCAGCTAAGGTGGGCAAACACCTTGTTGCGGATAATTACGCGTCgaaaatatactttaataaaaaccccgggcaaatgcaaattggccTGGGCAAACATAAAACGCTCAAGCTAGTTAAGGAACCACTGAAATGCAAATCGGTTATTGCTCAATCGATTTCCCATCGCATCGTGTGCCAAACGTTTTGTCCATAAATCAAGACCATGAGCTACGAGGTATTCACGAGGCTTTGGCAAACCCCGCGTCAAATCATTGCAAACTGCGCTCATTCAAATGAGCCCCCACAATGTTGACAAAATGCTAAGTGGAGATCGCGTGCTGGGGAGGCGGATTGAGTGGCCAACTGACTGATTGACTCACTGACCGATGGACTGGGCAGTTAGGCAAATgagcagcaaattaaattataattacagGGAATCGAAGTTCTGTATCGTGAACTGGCGAGACGGGCCCAGGTACTCAAGACACCAAATGTGCATCCAACCGAATTCGTATATCGATTAGCTTAGTCACGATTGACTTACATACATTTAGTAGACtaatgaaattaaagaaaataatatatatagcaaaCTCCTTAGTATTTCAAGCCCCGTTTGAGCCCCATTTGATTAATTTCGCAATCTTTGAAACCTTTCATATGGATGTGCTCCACTCACCGGATGTTGGTCACTGTGATGTTGCTCACACCGTAGGCCTGAATGTTCCGGAAAAGTGCGCGGTAGCCATCCGGACCACTACCCAACACTATGCCGATTTCATCAATCATCACGGGTTCGATCTGTCGGGGGAAATAAGTTATGTAGCCATTAGGGAAAGAATGAAACTAtctttatttgcaaattttcaaaGTTCAGTGGCTTGTTGTCTGGAATCTAAGCTTGTTTTCAGCTCACCTCGTAGATGTCCAACTCCGGCACTCCCTTCTGCAGGTAGTGCACCAGCTTGTTGCCACTTTCGCGAAGGCATTCGTTTATCTGGGCCTCGTCCCGCGGGCACTGTTGCAGGTAGTAGGCTGGAAAGGTCAATTCGAGGGGTGGTCAGACAATGGGTGCATTTCGAATAGAGTGGTCTGTATGTGTGATGTTTTGCCTGGTCATGAATGTCATTGTCTCCCCACCGAGAGCAAATTAATCAACAGGGCTcacaatgaaaatgaagaTTCGCTTTCCTCCCGTAATTGCGATTCCCAGGTCCCAGGTGAATGCGTCAGTTGACGTGGGTTCAAGTTCACAATTACCTTGCCGATCTCACAACGATTGTTGCGAACATGTTCGGGCTGAACTATGAATTGCTGGGATGCGATGGGGTGGGACAAAACCGGCGACAGGTTTATGGCCGGGTTAATTATCGCAGTTG
Protein-coding sequences here:
- the LOC27207044 gene encoding protein takeout isoform X1, with the translated sequence MQTNRKMSGKIAIIVLVALLGATLAQEQPYYLQQCPRDEAQINECLRESGNKLVHYLQKGVPELDIYEIEPVMIDEIGIVLGSGPDGYRALFRNIQAYGVSNITVTNIRSDLDSLQFQLTCEIPRIRVKAQYRSTGVLILVKASGAGDYWGEYEGVKAKIYFKAVANEGPDGRTYLTTDSVKMDFNVKEIQMGVDNIANGNSVIQAALNLFINSNSQELLKEMKPALRTKLTLVIRNFMDRIFAKIPLDEWINLN
- the LOC6726755 gene encoding protein takeout, whose protein sequence is MQFQLIVASLLICFVACISAGNMPDYIQVCHRNDPELSKCLKSSVHNLRPYLAKGIKELNVPPLEPLYIGDLSILDGSAGLTVKAKKLNILGASNFEITKLRASTQNRRFDFELILPHLHGDGLYEINGNILALPIKGNGPFTGNFTNFVAYVRVQYDIKSVNDLEYLHVKEFVLKIRTGKGNLKLENLFNGDKVLGDVINDTINQNFEVFTNDLIAPIARALEAKFLVITTKILENFTYSELFPV
- the LOC27207044 gene encoding protein takeout isoform X2, translated to MSGKIAIIVLVALLGATLAQEQPYYLQQCPRDEAQINECLRESGNKLVHYLQKGVPELDIYEIEPVMIDEIGIVLGSGPDGYRALFRNIQAYGVSNITVTNIRSDLDSLQFQLTCEIPRIRVKAQYRSTGVLILVKASGAGDYWGEYEGVKAKIYFKAVANEGPDGRTYLTTDSVKMDFNVKEIQMGVDNIANGNSVIQAALNLFINSNSQELLKEMKPALRTKLTLVIRNFMDRIFAKIPLDEWINLN